From the genome of Streptacidiphilus sp. PB12-B1b:
CGGCGGTGCTCACCAACGCCCGGGACCGCGACGACGACTGGTGGGACGACCCCCGCTGGGACGACCCCGACTGGAACAAGCCCGGCCACGACCGGGACCGCCCCGATCACGAGGACCGCCACTAGCCGACGCGCGGACCCCCGGGCCACCGGTTCGCCGGGGTCCACCGTTCGGGGGCAGTCGGGTCCGGCTCGCGCCGTGGTGCCGACCGGGATCGCGCCGTGGATGTGATGATCGGACAGACGGGATCGGGCCGGGCCGGAACGGGCCGGGCTCGGTGGCCGTGCGCGGTGTCGTAGACCGGCCTGTTCCCACGACCGGAGCCCGGAGGGTGGGCCGTGCTGCCTGTGCCGAACCTGCGAAGCGCCGTGCAGCGGCGCCGCGCCTGCCCCGCCGCAGCGGAAGGCCGAGACCCGGTGCCGGGCCCGGGGGGACGGACCGTCTGGGGCCTGGCCGCCGTGTGTTTCGCCGCCTACGCGGTGGTGTCGCTCCGCCGACAGCAGCGGATGCTGACGACCGGCTTCGACCTGGGCATCTTCGAGCAGGTCGTGCGCTGCTACGCGCACGGGCGGCTGCCGGTCGTCGACCTGAAAGGACCGGGCTTCCAGGAGCTGGGCGACCACTTCTCGCCGATCCTGGCCACCCTGGCGCCGCTCTACCGGGCGTGGCCCTCGCCCGCGGTGCTGCTGCTCGCGCAGGCCGCCCTGTTCGCGCTGGCGGTGGTGCCGCTGGCCCGGTGGGCGCAGCGGGCCATGGGGCCCGCGGTGGCGTGGGCGGTGGGGCTGGGCTACGGCGCGTCCTGGGGGATCGCCTCCGCGGTGGGCTTCGACTTCCACGAGGTGTGCTTCGCCGTTCCGCTGCTGGCGTTCTCGCTGGCCGCACTCGGCCAGGGGCGTCTGCGCGCGGCGTCCGGATGGTCGCTGCCGCTGCTGCTGGTGAAGGAGGACCTGGGGCTGACCGTGGCGGTGATCGGGGTGCTCATCGCCTGGCGCGGGGGGCGCCGGCTCGGCTGGGCCACCGCGGCAGCGGGGCTCGTGGGCAGCGCGCTGGAAGTGCTGGTCGTCATCCCCGCCTTCAACCCCGGCGGCCACTACACCTATCTGGACGGCCTGGACTCCGCGCCCGCCGGTGCGTCGGGCCTGCCCGGGCAGCTGTACCGGCTGACGGTCGGCCTGGTGGCCGCGCCCGACCCCAAGGCGCTCACCCTGGTGCTGCTGCTGGCCCCGACCGCCTTCCTCGCCCTGCGCTCCGCGCTGCTGTGGGCCGCCGTACCCACCCTGGTGTGGCGGTTCGCCTCGGACAATCCGCTGTACTGGGGGACCAATGCCCAGTACAGCGCGGTCCTGATGCCGGTGGTCTTCGCGGCCTTCCTGGACGCCCTCGCCCGGCGGCCGGCCGACGCCCGCTCCCTGCGGCACTACCTGGTCGTCCAGCTCGCGGTCACAGCGCTGCTGCTGCCACAGTTCCCGCTCGTCCAGCTCGCGCAGCCCGGCACCTGGCGCGCCGACCCGAGGATCGCGGGCGCGCGGCGGATCATGGACCTGATCCCGGACGGGGCCAGCGTCGCCGCCGGGAACCGCCTGGTTCCGCAGCTGACCGACCGCGCCACCGTCACCGAGTTCGGCCTCTCCGCCCGCCCGGCGCCCCGCTGGATCATGCTCGACACGGCGACTCCCCAGGGCTGGCCGATCACCGCCGCACAACAGGCCGACCTGGTCGACCGGGCCCGCACCGAGGGCTACCGTACCGTCGCCGATGCGGACGGCTTCCTGCTGCTGCACCTCGCGGGCGAGCCGTCGCCGCGGTGACTCCCGGCGGCAGCCGGTGTCAGAGCTTGCGACTGTCCCGGGGTTCGACGTAGGGCTCCTCGTCCAGCGGCTGGCCGCCCTCGTGCGCCCGGGCGCGTTCGGACTCCGCGCTGTACTCCAGCCCCAGCAGCAGGGCGATGTTGGTGATCCAGAGCCAGATGAGGAAGATGATGATCCCGGCGAAGGTGCCGTAGGTCTTGTTGTAGCTGCTGAAGTTCGAGACGTAGACCGCGAAGAGGGCGGACGCGACGATCCAGATGCCGATACTCAGCAGGCTGCCGCGGGTGACCCAGGAGAACCCGTGCCTGACGTTGGGCGCGGCCCAGTGCAGCACCGCGACCACCAGGGCGAACAGGATGACCATGACCGGCCATTTGGCGTAGTCCCACACCGTCACCGCGGTGTTGCCCAGGCCCAGGATGCTCCCGGTCTTGCGGGCCAGGCTGCCGGTGAACACCATGCCCACCGAGATCACTGCCAGCACGACGACGAGGAAGACGGTGATCCCGAAGCGGATGGGCAGCGTCTTCCACGCGGGACGCCCCTCACCGATGTCGTAGACGGTGTTGCCGGCCCGCATGAAGGCCGCCACGTATCCCGACGCCGACCACAGGGCGATCACCACGCCGATGATCAGCGGGATCAGCGCCTTGCCGCCGCTGGCCTGCACCTGCGCGACGATGCTGGTCAGGGTGGAGCGGACGGCGCCCGGGGCCACGCTGGTGATGTTGTCGGTCAGCGACTTGGCCGTCGACTTGCTCAGCAGGCCCACGATCGACACCAGGGCCAGCAGCGCGGGAAAGACCGCCAGGACCGCGTAGTACGTGAGCGCCGCCGCCAGGTCGGCCAGGTTGTCGGCCTTGTACTCCTTGAGGGTGCGCTTCAGAATCCCGCGTGAGGAGCCGCGGGGCAGGTCGGACGGCTTCTCGGGCGCCCGCCCGGCCCCCTCGTTCTCCTCGGCGGCGCCCTGGGTACCGGCTCCGGTGTGCTGCGGCTCGTGCTGCGGCTCGCGTTCGTCCATCGTTCGCCTCCTGGGCTGTACGGGGCCGCGTGCGCGCCCCGGCGGGATCGCCGAGCTGCCGCGCGCACACGGTCCGACCTGGAAAGGGGCTCGTGCTTCCCTTGCCACGTCCCGCGTCTACCCCGACACGTCCGTATGAGCGATCGGAGTCCCGGCAGGAAGGTCGTCGACCGCAGGCCGTGCCCGCAGGAGGCAGGCGGTGGTGGCGAGGCCGAGGACGACGGCGTCCTCGGCGAGGGCCGCAGCCCAGTCCGGGAGCGGCCCGCGCCGGGCCAGGCTGCGCCAGCGGGCGCCGGCGAGCGCGCCGAGGAGGGCTGTCGCAGCGGCCAGGGCGGCCGGGGCGGCCAGGCGGCGTGGTTCCTCGGTCTGCTCGAGATGGGCGGTGACCGCAGCGCCGGTGAAGGCGCCGAGCACGATGCGCGGCGCCAGGCCCTGCGGGGACAGCCGGCTGGGGGTCGCCGGCAGCTTGTCGAGGACGAGTTCCCCGGCACCGGCCAGGACAGCCGCCACGGTGGCGCCGGTACCGGCCAGCCAGCGCGCGGGGCGCTCGGTTTCGGTGCCGGGAACGCTGAGGGCGAGCACGGCGACGCCGCTCATGCTGCGGCCGCCGGCGGCGGCGCCCAGCAGGGCGGCCCGCCACAGCCCGGCGCCGGGAGCCGCCGTCTCAGGCATCCCGGCTGCCCTCGAGGGCGATGACGGTGGCGTAGGTGGCCAGCCCGTAGGCGAGGTGCGGCAGGGCGTCGCTCACCCAGTCGGTACGCGACCAGGTACGCGGGTCACTGACGCCCAGCGCCCCCATCGGGGCATCGGTCAGCGCCATGGCCAGCGCGCCGGTCACCACACCGCCCAACCACAGCGGCAGCCGGATACCGATCCGGCGGGTCACCGCCATGGCCGCGCCCACACCCGAGCCGACCGCCATGCCGGACAGCGCGCCCAGCCCGGTGAGCCGGTTCTCCCGGTCCTCGCCGCTGCCGGGGACCGGGTGGCCGACGCGCTTGGCCAGGGCGTCCACCACCTGGTCCGGCACATCGCTGCTGCCGCGCGCCCGCCATGCCATGTCCGCGTAGGTGGCCGCGTTCAACACCGTCGTACCGGCCGCACCGGCCGTCGCACCCCGTACCAATGATTTGATCATGTGACTGCGGATACCCGGGTCGAGCGGGGATTAACGCGTGGGGCGCCGCCGCCGCCGATCGTCCCGCCATCCGGCCGAAGCACAGCCACCCCTCCTGCTCAGTGAGGCCGCCGACCGCTTTAGCGGAGCTCCGCCGAGGGCAGCCGATCCGCATGACGAACCAACCGCACCCGCCCCAGCAGGCACACGTCACCATCACCGGCCCCGGCCGGGCCGCGGACCACATCGTGGCGGCCCTGGCCGCGCGCTTCCGCGAGGTCGATGTCCTCCAGGCCGGTGA
Proteins encoded in this window:
- a CDS encoding DUF2079 domain-containing protein, with translation MCFAAYAVVSLRRQQRMLTTGFDLGIFEQVVRCYAHGRLPVVDLKGPGFQELGDHFSPILATLAPLYRAWPSPAVLLLAQAALFALAVVPLARWAQRAMGPAVAWAVGLGYGASWGIASAVGFDFHEVCFAVPLLAFSLAALGQGRLRAASGWSLPLLLVKEDLGLTVAVIGVLIAWRGGRRLGWATAAAGLVGSALEVLVVIPAFNPGGHYTYLDGLDSAPAGASGLPGQLYRLTVGLVAAPDPKALTLVLLLAPTAFLALRSALLWAAVPTLVWRFASDNPLYWGTNAQYSAVLMPVVFAAFLDALARRPADARSLRHYLVVQLAVTALLLPQFPLVQLAQPGTWRADPRIAGARRIMDLIPDGASVAAGNRLVPQLTDRATVTEFGLSARPAPRWIMLDTATPQGWPITAAQQADLVDRARTEGYRTVADADGFLLLHLAGEPSPR
- a CDS encoding YihY/virulence factor BrkB family protein, encoding MDEREPQHEPQHTGAGTQGAAEENEGAGRAPEKPSDLPRGSSRGILKRTLKEYKADNLADLAAALTYYAVLAVFPALLALVSIVGLLSKSTAKSLTDNITSVAPGAVRSTLTSIVAQVQASGGKALIPLIIGVVIALWSASGYVAAFMRAGNTVYDIGEGRPAWKTLPIRFGITVFLVVVLAVISVGMVFTGSLARKTGSILGLGNTAVTVWDYAKWPVMVILFALVVAVLHWAAPNVRHGFSWVTRGSLLSIGIWIVASALFAVYVSNFSSYNKTYGTFAGIIIFLIWLWITNIALLLGLEYSAESERARAHEGGQPLDEEPYVEPRDSRKL
- a CDS encoding DUF4126 family protein; the protein is MPETAAPGAGLWRAALLGAAAGGRSMSGVAVLALSVPGTETERPARWLAGTGATVAAVLAGAGELVLDKLPATPSRLSPQGLAPRIVLGAFTGAAVTAHLEQTEEPRRLAAPAALAAATALLGALAGARWRSLARRGPLPDWAAALAEDAVVLGLATTACLLRARPAVDDLPAGTPIAHTDVSG